One genomic segment of Raphanus sativus cultivar WK10039 unplaced genomic scaffold, ASM80110v3 Scaffold0257, whole genome shotgun sequence includes these proteins:
- the LOC130501706 gene encoding GDP-L-galactose phosphorylase 1-like, which produces MLKIKRVPTVVSNYQKDEASDASVGCGRNCLGACCLNGARLPLYSCKKLVTSGEKVVVNNEAREPPVAFLESLVLGEWEDRFQRGLFRYDVTACETKVIPGKYGFVAQLNEGRHLKKRPTEFRVDKVLQSFDGSKFNFTKVGQEELLFQFEDGEDGEAQFFPCMPLDADNSPSVVAINVSPIEYGHVLLIPRVLDCLPQRIDHKSLLLALHMASEAANPYFRLGYNSLGAFATINHLHFQAYYLAMPFPLEKASSKKMITTENSVQISELLNYPVRGLLFEGGNSMQDLSDTVSDACVCLQNNNIPFNILISDCGRQIFLMPQCYAEKQALGEVSPEVLETQVNPAVWEISGHMVLKRKEDYERATEEEAWRLLAEASLSEERFMEVNALIFEAIGCSNQEEELEGTNQQNTNISVNQTSNRSHGSASECLVLQ; this is translated from the exons ATGTTGAAAATTAAGAGGGTTCCGACCGTCGTGTCTAATTACCAGAAAGATGAGGCTTCCGATGCTTCTGTCGGATGTGGTCGGAACTGCCTCGGGGCTTGTTGTCTTAACG GGGCAAGGCTTCCGTTGTACTCCTGCAAGAAACTGGTAACATCCGGAGAGAAGGTGGTTGTGAACAATGAAGCTAGAGAGCCTCCGGTGGCTTTTCTCGAGTCTCTCGTCCTCGGCGAG TGGGAGGATAGGTTCCAGAGAGGACTCTTTCGCTACGATGTCACTGCCTGCGAAACCAAA GTCATCCCGGGGAAGTACGGCTTTGTTGCTCAGCTTAACGAGGGTCGTCACCTAAAGAAGAGGCCAACCGAGTTCCGTGTAGACAAGGTTTTGCAGTCCTTTGATGGCAGCAAGTTCAACTTCACTAAAGTTGGGCAAGAAGAGTTGCTCTTCCAGTTTGAAGATGGTGAAGATGGGGAAGCTCAGTTCTTCCCCTGCATGCCTCTTGACGCTGACAACTCCCCCAGTGTTGTTGCCATCAAT GTTAGTCCGATAGAGTATGGGCATGTGCTGCTGATTCCTCGTGTCCTTGACTGCTTGCCTCAGAGGATCGATCACAAAAGCCTGTTGCTTGCACTTCACATGGCTTCCGAGGCTGCCAATCCTTACTTCAGACTCGGTTACAACAGCCTTGGTGCTTTTGCTACTATCAACCATCTTCACTTTCAG GCATATTACTTGGCCATGCCTTTCCCATTGGAGAAAGCTTCTTCCAAGAAGATGATTACCACTGAGAATAGTGTGCAAATCTCAGAGCTTCTGAACTACCCTGTGAGAGGTCTTCTCTTTGAAGGTGGTAACTCTATGCAAGACCTATCTGATACTGTATCAGACGCCTGCGTTTGCCTCCAAAACAACAACATTCCTTTCAACATTCTCATCTCTGATTGTGGAAGGCAGATCTTCTTGATGCCACAG TGTTACGCAGAGAAACAGGCTCTAGGTGAAGTAAGCCCCGAGGTGTTGGAGACACAGGTGAACCCAGCTGTGTGGGAGATAAGTGGTCACATGGTGCTCAAGAGGAAAGAGGATTACGAAAGAGCTACAGAGGAGGAGGCATGGAGGCTCCTTGCGGAAGCTTCTCTGTCAGAGGAAAGGTTTATGGAGGTTAATGCTCTCATCTTTGAAGCCATAGGTTGTAGTAACCAAGAGGAGGAGCTTGAAGGAACCAACCAGCAAAACACTAATATCAGTGTAAACCAGACAAGCAACCGATCCCATGGGTCAGCCTCTGAGTGCCTTGTCCTCCAGTGA